The sequence below is a genomic window from Bacteroidales bacterium.
CATTGCTGAAGAAGTGCGTTCATGGAGTTACATGAAATTCCCGTTTTTACGAGAACTCGGAAAAGAAAAGGGCTGGTACACTGTTGGACCGCTTGCACGCCTAAACGTTTGCGACTTCATCCCTACCCCGCTTGCACAAAAAGAATTTGAAGAATTTAAAAAATATACAAACGGCAAACCAAATACAATGAGCATGCACATGCACTGGGCAAGATTAATTGAATTGCTGCATTCTGCCGAAGTTATTAATGATTTACTGAACGATGCGGATTTACAAAAAGCAGATTTGGTGAAAAAAGGAAAGAAACAAAACGAAGGAGTTGGTGTAATTGAAGCACCACGCGGAACATTATTCCACCATTATAAAATAAATAAAGACGACCAGATTGAAATGGCAAACCTCATTGTTTCCACAACAAACAATAACGAACCGATGAACAGAGCCGTAAACTGCGTTGCTACAAATTTATTCACAGGTAAAAATGAAATTACTGAAGGAATGAAAAACGCAGTTGAAGTTGCAATACGCGCTTACGACCCATGTCTGAGCTGCGCTACACACGCTATTGGAAAAATGCCGCTTGAGATAAAATTGCTCGACAGCAACAATAAACTTGTGAGTGAGTATATCTCAAAATAGAAAGAATAGCTTTCGGTTTTCTATTTTTTAGTTATGTGGAACCATGCGTAAAACTTAGCGACACTATGCGAGAAAAATTTGCTTTAAAATTTATAATTATGATTTCAATATTAGGAATATTCGGATGCAAGTCGCATATTCCGCTTCAGACAGTTGATAAAATTGATTTGCAAAAATATACAGGCAAATGGTACGAAATTGCCGCTTTTCCGCAAAGGTTTGAAAAGGGCTGCAATTGCACTACTGCCGAATATGAATTATCCTCTAAGGGATTCATTAAAGTTATTAATAGCTGTCGCAAAAATAGTACCGATGGCTTGCTAACCCGAATTGAAGGAAAAGCATTTATTGATAAAAATAATAATGCAAAACTCAAAGTTCAGTTTTTCTGGCCATTCAAAGGCAAATACTGGATTATAGATTTAGCCGATGATTACAGTTATGCCGTTGTAGGGCACCCAAACAGAAAATACTTATGGATTCTGTGCCGCAATCCGTTCATCGAAAAATCAATTTATGATGGAATAATAAAAAGAATTAAGGAAAAAGGATTTGATGTTTCAAAATTAGTTACAACAAATCAAGGATGTAAATAATTAGGGTTTGCTGAAAAAGTAAGCTCTATTCCCAAACAACTTTCAAACACATAATAAAAGCGGAGCGTAGGCCAGGCAAAACGGCGAGCGTGTGTTGGCTGTGAATACAATATTTTGTGAAATTCTTACAAAGAAGTTTACTCGCTTTGTTAGAATTTAGAAATATTGCAGAGCGGGTGGAAGCATCGTTTTGCCTTGACTTTTTGGTTACTTTTGGGTCAAGCCAAAAGTAACATAAAGAAAAAGCAATTTATAATAATTATAATTAAAGTGCAAGGTTTTTAAAATAACAATTGAAAAATCCTTGCACTTTATTGTTAAATTTAAAATAAGATTTATTGATATTATTGGAGTTTGGAATTATTCAGCAAGCCCTAAATATTTAGGACAATTCCACAAAGAAAAAAATATAAAGCAGTAAATTAAATAAGATTAGAAATTTTTAAGTATATTTTTTCGAACTTAGCAAACCCCTTTGGATTTTGAAGTTCAACGAAGAAAGACAGCTCTTCCGAGTAGTTCTTTACTTATATATTGCTATTAATTTACCTTCATCATCGAACCAATTTCGTAATCCATAGCTTCTGCCTGTTTGTCCTTCTTTTTTTAAAGCTTTTAATTTTTTTGATTTACTTACCAATGTACTTAGCATTGGTGATAAACTATTTCTTGCTGATGAAATTCCTTCTTTGGGAATATTTAAAGAAACAGTTGCATGTCGCAAAAAATCTTTAACAGACAAAACTCTTTTTGTTTTATTCAATGTTTCTACAATAAATTTAGGCCAATTATAAGTGGTATTACTTGGATATTTTCTGTTACGCTCAATAGTGGTTTTAGGTTCAATCTTTTTTGTTTTTACTATTTTTTCGGTATTCGTATTTGTTTTGGTTGGTGCTTTGTCTTTTATATTAACAAGAGAAAATAATTTTCTTTTTTGTCCTTTTGGTTTTATACTTTGTATTAAATTTCTTTTAACACGCAACCTCTGTAATGCTTGTGAAAGCGAATTTGTAGCAGTAGCTGGATTAGAAAAAGAAATATTAAAGTGCTTTTGGTATAATTTTAATATTTGTTCTTTTGTTAACGGTTTATTTTGTTCTTGCATAACTTGTAAAACATAATTACCCCAGTTAGGATTCTTTGATTTTTGTCCTTTTTTGATAGAAGCCGTATTATTTTGTTGTGGGATAGGTTTTACAGTAATTGATTTAATTAAAGTAGGAGTATTTGAAGATGAAGCCGAAGGTGTTTTAATAGAGAAATGTTTGTCATCTAACTTTTTTAAAAGTCCTCTGATTTCTTCTGCACGTTTTTGAATTTTTTCTAACTCAATAGCATAAAAGTTTTTCAACTCATTAGCTTGTAGTGGTGTTAATTCAATGTTTACCATAGCTATACGATATTATCGTTTGTAACAAATGTAAATAAAATATTTATAACCGCAAAATAAAACATGCATCATATTGATTTAGCTGTTGTTTTTAGTAGTAATCTAATTATATGTTTTTCGCGAAGCACTTGTCAATATTAAAAAAACAATAAAACTAAGAGAAGTTTATTTCCATATCATAGTGAGTTTTTCTGAATTATAAAAATGCTAATAACATCTAAAGCCAGTTATTTAAAGCAATACAGCAATTTTAAAGTTTAAATCCCTTTATTATCAATCGCCATGTTAATTGTTAATAACTTTTAATCTTAATAATCAGTTGATTAGTATGCAATATGATAAAATATAGTACTTTGTATTGCATAGTACTGTTTTATGTTGTATCTTCGTTTCGTGAATCTTATTTTTTTGTTTTAAATAATAAGTTAAACTCATAAAAATTATGGACATAGAAAATTCAAAAGCACAGATGAGAAAGGGGATATTAGAATTTTGTATTCTGTCGACACTGTCGGGCGGCGATGCGTATGCTTCTGATATTATCGAAAGCATGAAGTCATCGAAGCTGATAGTTGTTGAGGGTACACTTTATCCTTTGCTTACACGTTTAAAAAACGATGGCTTTCTCAATTACAGGTGGGAAGAATCAAAATCGGGTCCACCTCGCAAATACTATATGATTACCCCTATCGGAGAAACCTTTTTAAAAGAGCTTGAGACCACTTGGAACGAGCTTGTTAGTGCAGTAAATAAAATTACTGAAAAAAAATAACAATTATAAACTTTTAAAACTAAGAACTATGAATAAGACAATATCAATAAATTTAAGCGGCATCATTTTTAACATTGATGAAAACGCTTATGAAATATTAAGTGATTATCTATCCACATTAAAGCGTCATTTCTCACAAACAGAGGGGAGAGACGAAATAATAAGCGACATTGAATCGCGTATTGCTGAAATATTTCAAACTAAAATCAGCGACAAAAAACAAGTCATACTTATTGATGAAGTAAATGAAGTTATTAACATTCTTGGTCGTCCCGAGAATTTTGAAAAAACAGAAAATGAAAATTCTAAAGAATCTTTTTCTGATGCAGGCGATTGTTGCAGAAATAAGAGATTGTTAAGAGACCCCGATAACAGAGTGCTTGGTGGGGTTTGTTCAGGTTTGGGACATTATTTTGACGTTGACCCGGTGTGGTTCCGACTCGCTTTTGTGTTGGCACTTTTCTTTTTCGGTTCGGGTACACTTTTATATATTATCTTATGGATTGTAATCCCACGTGCAAACACTACTGCTGAAAAGCTCGAAATGAAAGGCGAAAGAGTGAATATTTCAAATATAGAAAAAAATATAAAGGAAGAAATCGATGGATTGAAAAAACGTTTTCACGAGTTCAGAAGAGGAGCAAAGTCAAATGTAAAAGAAGAATTCGATGATTTGAAAAACAAAATGCATGATGTGAAATGCAACGCAACCGATTACTATCACAACAGACCTTATAAGAATTCGGCTCACAGGGTTGTTGATTTATTTGTGGAAATTATTGGTTATTTTGTGAAAGCACTGGTAATATTTGTGGGAATAATTCTTGCTGTTGTTGGTCTTGCTGTAATAATTCCATTGGTTTTGTCGTTGCTTGGTTTCTATCACGGAGTATATATATTTCATCCGGGAATTCATGCACTTTCATTAAATGATATGGCTCATTTGATTTTCGAAAACAATCAGCAAACAACTCTTGCGATTTTTGGAATAATATTTTTAGTCGGTATTCCGCTAATAATGCTTGTTTTTCATGGCATAAAATTAATTTTTGGATTAAGAAAAAGAACAAGAATAATTTCAGTAACCGCTTTAAGCTTATGGTTGGTTGGCTTGTTGATTTGTGCATACTTACTTATTTCAACGGTAAATGTTTTTAGTGAAAAAACTTCTTTTAAACAAAATGTTGTTTTAACCCAACCTAAAAATAATACATTGTATATTGATATCAAAGGAATTTCGGACATTGACGATAACGAAGTTAAGCCGAATGAGAGAATGGAAATTGATAATTTTTTTATGGCAATAAAAGATAATTCTATTTGCAGTTTTGGAATTCCGCAATTGAAAATCGAAAAAAACGATTCTAATATTTTTGAAATGTATGTCATTAAATCGGCAAGAGGAGAAACGGTGAAAGATGCGAAAGTAAGAACTGAAAAGATTAATTTTAACCTCACACAAAAAGATTCATTACTGCTCATTGATAATTGCTTTTTGTTACCGGCAAATGAAAAGTGGCGAAATCAGAATGTGAAAATTATTTTAAAAGTTCCAGTTGGTAAATCAGTTGTATTTTGTAAAAATGCTGACAACATGACCTGCTACGATGATAATGTAAATGATATTTTGTGTTCAGGAAATGTGAATAAAAAAATAACAATGACAGAAAACGGACTTAAATGTCCTGATTGCAGCAATATCTTCAGAATAGAATCGCGGCACCATCATAAAAAAATAATTATTGAAGATTAAAACAGAATGTCAGAAAGAAATTAAAGCCGGGTTTTGTGACTCGGTTTTTTTGTCGAATTTCACAATAAATATTTTTTTATAAAGTAAGATTTTACTGTTACATGTTGATTAAAAATGAGGTAACCTTTGTTAACTCAACAAGAAGAGGAGAATATACAAACAGCTGATAAATTATATTCTATCCAATATTGTTTTAGCATAATTTTCCCAGCTCAATTTTGAAGAAGATTCCTTAACATTTTCGGGTGGGAGCGGATGCTCTAAAAACCTGAGCATTTGTTCAGCCATTGAATCAATATTATTTGCTTCGGCAAGATAACCGTTAAATCCGTCTTTTATTGTTTCGGGAAAATGCCCTACTTTTGTTGCAAGTATAGGCATGTTGAAATTATAACTCAATGATTCGATACCGGAAGGTGTTGCTGTGAGATAATACAGAACAGCGCAATTGCTTGCCTGAAAATACTTGTGCACATCTTCATTCGGAATAAATTCATTAAAAACAACAACTTGAGCTTTTATTCCAAGTTCATCAATAAGTGCTAAAGGGTTGTAATTTCGTTCATCATCACTGTTTCCGAGAAATATTTTTTTTGCAATTCCGAAAGTGACATTTTTTATTTTTGTTGATAAACTTTTTTTATCGAGTGTATTCCAGAATGATTCACCGCAAATCAGCAAACTCACATCATCGCGTTGTTTTGCAACAATGCTGAATGCTTTTATTGCATTGTGCAATCCCTTGTATTTGCGTATAAATCCGAAGAAAAGAAATACATTTTTTTTGAGGTTATATTGCTTTTTGAAATTCGCTACATCGAAAGCAGGATTTACTTTAAACAAATCATAAATCGGATGATATAATTTAAGAACTGTCTGCTCATTCGGCTCTTTGCTTCTTTCGCCATTTTGCGTCAGAACAAATTTGCGCGAAGGAAATAATTCTTTAAGTTCGTTATATGTTTTTAATGCATGAACAATATATGTGTCGGGTTTGGAAATTCCCATTTTTGTGAGCATTCTGTCAATTTTGCTTTTTTCTTTTTGCACAACAAAATGCAAATCAATAATAATTTCGGCTTTGCAGATTTTTTTAAGTCGTTTTATTATTCTGCTTAAAGGCAGTCCCTGCAAGGCAATTGACCATTGAAAAATTACAATGTCGGGATTTAAAGATGAAATGTAATTTGCGGTTTGCCGCCATGTGAAAGGATTATTATAATTTGTAATGTATTTGCAAACTATATTCGTTCCATCGAGAAAGTTCGTTTTGCTCACTTTATCTTTAAATTCGCGTGGTACAATGCCCGGATATTGCTGTGTCCATGAAACAATATTCGTCTTAACATTTTCGCATTGAACTAATGCTTTTGCCAGTGAAGTGTTGTAATTGGAAAGTCCGCCTTTGAAAGCTGGTCCGGGTCCAAAACATACAACTGTTTTATTGTTCATTGTTAATTGTTATTTATTCATTTGCCCTGACTCTTTTTTCATTACAGCGTCATAAACTCTTTTCATTCCTTCTTCGATTGATATTTTTGGTGTCCATCCTATATTTTCTTTCACCCAATCCATGTTGCAATATCTCGAGAAAACGCCGACCGGTTTATCAGGCAGAGGTTTTATTGCGGGAGAGTATCCTGCAAATTTGCCGAATACTTTTATTATTTCGCGAAAGTTGGTTAGCTTTCCCATGCCAATGTTTATGGCTGTTCCATCGTGTATTTTTTGCATGGCAAGCAATGTACAATCAAGAACATCGTCAATATGTACAAAATCTCTTCCCTGATAACCATCGCCCCAAACCTCAAATGGATTTTCTTTTAGAACAGCTCTTCTTGCAATAGCAGGAACAGGATAAGTGTAATCCTGGTCTTCTCCATATCCCGAAAACGGACGAATGCAGGTTATTTTAACACCATAGTATTTCGCAGCAATTTTTGCAAGATATTCACCTGTAAGCTTCGACCAGCCGTAGGTCATATCGGGCTGTCCCATATTATTAAAATCAATATCCGATTCCTTAAGCTGAATTGTATTTTCCTTTGTCTGCTTGCTTACCGGATAGGCAGCACTTGAACTTGGATAAAGCACTCTTTCGGGTTTATGTCTTGTAATCCAATAAAAAAATTCAGCATCAATAGAAAGGTCTAAGGCAACCATCATCGGGTCGCCGTCAATTTTCAGTCTGCCTCCGACAATAGCTGCAAAATGAAAAACATCGGCAAATTGAGTTATGTCAATGCCATAAAAGTTTTTAAACCATGCTCCATCATTAATTAAATTTCTTAAAGTATCTCTAAAATCACTTTTCAGAAAGAGCAATCTTTCATCCTCGCCATATATTTCAAGGTCTTTAAGGTTTCTTTTAAAATCCACCTCAAGCCATGTGGACGGGTGTGTGCCAACTGATAGGTTGTCAACAAAAACTATTCTGTCGCTTGTAGAATAATATAATCTTTTAACCATATTTCTTCCAACAAAACCGCAACCGCCCGATACCAAATGTGTTCTCATATTTTTGTAAATTAAACTTTATTCTAATTAATGATGATTTTAAAACTTTAAGTACTTCCTTTATTCAATATTTATTTTTTTCTGAATAAGATATTTGTTTCTGTCAGCCGAATTTCGTGAAATCAATTCGGCGAGGAAACCCGCCAGAAACAACTGTGTTCCTATAATCATTGAAGTGAGAGCTATGTAAAAATATGGACTTGTTGTTACTCTGGGTGCAATTCCGCCATTTGTTACAATCATTATTTTTTCAATCCCGAGCCATGCAGCAAAAATAAATCCGAGAATAAAAATTATGGTTCCGAGGAGTCCGAACAGGTGCATTGGACGTTTGCCGAATCTGCTTACAAAACTTATTGTCATCAAATCAAGAAAACCATTAATAAATCTCGATATTCCGCCGAATTTAGTTTTGCCGTATTTTCTTTTATTATGAACAACAATTTTTTCGCCGATGTTAATAAAGCCCGCCCACTTGGCAATAACAGGAATATAGCGATGCATTTCACCGTAAACTTCAATGCTTTTTATGACATCGCTTTTATATGCTTTAAGTCCGCAGTTAAAATCATGAAGTTTTATTCCCGATGTTTTTCTTGTTGCCCAGTTGAAAAATTTTGTTGGAATTGTTTTTGAAAGCGGGTCATAACGTTTTTTCTTCCATCCCGAAACCAAATCAAATCCCCGCTCTTTTATCATACCGTATAATTCGGGAATTTCATCGGGGCTGTCTTGTAAATCGGCATCCATAGTAATTACAACATCTCCTTGTGAATCGTGAAAACCTACATTCAGAGCTGCTGATTTGCCGTAGTTCCTTCTGAATTTTATTCCTTTAATATCAGAATTATTTTTAGAAAGCTCACTTATTGTATCCCACGAATTATCATTGCTTCCGTCATCAACCAAAATAATTTCATAAGAGAAATTATTGCTTTTCATAACTACAGAAATGCTGTCGGTAAGTTCTTTCAGCGATTCCGCTTCATTGTATAATGGTATTATTACTGAAATATTCATTTATGCGTTTTGTTGAAAATTGCTGTCAATTGAAGTATCTTCTTTTTTAATAAAAATAGAAACTATGAGTGATACAAGAAATGCATAAAAAGTTGTTCCGATTATAGTCATAAAAAACATTACTGCCGGATTAGTGAATTTTCTTGTCATTGATAGTGCTGTTTCAACTTGCTCATCTGTAAAATTCGGATATCTTTCAAGTATTTTTTCACGTGCCATATTAGTTATTTGGTCTATAAGAGAAGGGTCGATGAACTTAAACAGAATAAAAGTGTAAAAAGCAATTAATATGGATGCAAAGAAACCTGTAAGAACTCCGCACGACAATGACTGTCCGTAAGAAATAAAACCATTAAGAGAGTTGTCTCTGTGGTATTTGGAGCTAAGAGTAATTCCGACTATCAACACAATAAAAGTAAACGTGTTCGACAGCCACGATTTTTCGATTTGATTTGTTAAATACATAATCAATGAAATTACGATAAGAGCTAAACCCATGATGGCTCCAAATGTCATTGTGCTTTTTAATAAAGGATTTTTCTTTTCTTCCATGATTTTTGTGTTTTAATGGTTCGATTTATCGGGCAAATTTATAAATATATAATGAAATATCCATGCAAATAAAAAAAAATGCACAAACCGCAGATGATTAAATGAGCAACGCAGCTTTTAACAAAGTAATGCATGGATATTCACGAGCAGGTTGTGCGGTTGGCTTTTGCGGGAGTGAGTAACTAAAAAAGTTTATTAACCAAAATAGCAAATTAACAGCAGGAATTTCAATTACTTACAAAATTTAAACACATGAAAATAAATTAAAAATATTGTTTTAAATTTATTTTATTAAATTTGCATCGGGTAAGTCTTGCACGACCAGCTCCTATTTAACTCCCCCAGGTTCGGAAGGAAGCAAGGGTAAAATGGTTGAGCGGTGCGATGCAAGTAGCTTACCCTTTTTTAATTTATGAAGTCGTGAAGAGTGAAGTTGTGAGTTCATACTTCCTGCAAGTACACCGAAAGTATAGCGATTCGGGATTTAGGAATTATGATTCATAAATGGTGAAATTGCGAAGTTGCGAAATTATAAAAAAGCCGTTCCTGAAATTCAGCAACGGTTTTTCATTTGTGCTCAATTAAGAGCGGGAAATTAATTTCGCAGATTACTTTGAGCTTAACAACAAGCTTCATAATATCCGAGTGCCTTACCCGTGAATAGTTTAATAAACTATTATCGAAACGGGGGATTTCCAATCCTGTTGACCTTCTTTTAAAACGCATGCTGCCCTGAACCAATACCTTGTGAATGGCTTTAAACCGCTCGCAACAAAAACCGATTGCAATGATGTACCGGCTTTATTCCAACCGTCTTCGGCAGGAACCGGGTCTTCGCAATACTCCCATATCCATGCCACTCTGCCTCTTATTGCCTTGCATTTCAAAACCACTTCTCCGGTATGTTCGCCGTGAACTACGCTGAAATCGCCTTTTATTCTCGGAATCGGCTGATGTGAGGGATGAAATCCTGCACTCAGCACAGTTGCCTCGTTCCCGGCACTTATTCGGTCAACATAAGCTGCCTGTATGTGCATTAATCTGTCCAATTCTTTCTCTTGCTGATGCAACAGCGCAGTTTTTTGCTTACCTCCACCCTGAGCAGCGTTAAAAGCGGTCTCGAGATTGTTGCATGCAGTTGTCAGGTTTGCATAAGTAACATCGGGAGTAGTAAATACTCCTGCTGCACCCATCTTTGTTACAGTATTCCTGCCGAATTCAACCTTTGCAGGCACCGACAAACGCACAAAATCCAATAACACTTTTATTACTTTCATTTTGGTTATAAGTTTTGCTTCACAAAAACCGGCTCACCGCATCCCTGCATTTTGGTATTGAACATGTACCCCGCAGTATTATTATTACCGGCACTTTTGTGGTTATTATCATTTCTGATACGGATTTTGCTCTTTTTTGCATAACTCCCAAAACAACTGCTTTGCTTTACATTACAATTGTTCTGTAATACGTTCCTGTTGTATTGCCATACATTACAACTGTTTTGTAACACATTCATGTTGTATTGCCATGCATTACAAGTGTTTTGTAACATATTTTTATTGTACTGCTTTACATTACACCTTTTTTGTAATACATTCATGTTGCATTGCCTTACATCACAGGTGTTTTGTAATACATTTTTATTGTGCTGCTTTACATTACAAATGCTTTGTAACGCATTTTTATTGTACTGCTTTACATCACAACTGTTTTGTAATGCATTTTTGTTGTACTGTGTTACATTACACCTGTTTTGTATTACATTAGCAGTATATGGAAAAACGTGCAAGCTGAGAGTGTCCAATAAATATGTTTCTTGTATGGCTTTCATTGTTGCAGATATTATTTTATTATTAAAACGTAAGCATATTTTATTTTATTGTATTAATATGATATAAAATTAATGTATTTATTGCCAAATGTCAATAACAAATAAGTTATCGGTAGGTTTTATTAAGTTAACGGTAAAAAAATAAAGAATTAAAAAACCACCTAATAAATAATACCATTAAATCTTATTATAATGTACTATAAAACATTAGTAAAAAGTACGTTATAATGAAATTTTTTAAATTTTATTTTGTAATTTTTAAAAAAAAGTTTTTCATTTGCAACCTCAAATAACTAAAATCCGATAACTAAAATTATATAAAAATGAAAAAAACACTTTTAATTTCAGTTTCATTAATGTTTTGTATGTGGAGCAACACATACTCACAAAGCAATAAAGAGTATAAATATAAATTAGGAACACAATATTGCGATTCAACTTTTGCAATTAAGCTGTCGGCTAATGCTCTGTCGTCTGTTGCAAAATTGGAAACAACAAATTCCGATTATACTATTTCGAGCTTTGTTTTATCAATTCCCCGCGGGAAAGATTTTGACAACTTAAATAGTGATGGAGATAATTTTACTAATTTAATGAAGCAAAAAATTCAAACGCTTTCACCTGGCACTATAGTTTATATATCTATGGTGCAAGCAGTTTATAATAGTACCGAAAACACTATTGAAGTTGTTTTACCATCAATTCCGGTTAAAATAGAGTAAAAATAAATAAGAAACAAAAAAAAATAAATATAAAAATTATAAAAAATCAATTTGCCCCAAACTATGAAAAGCACATTGACTGAAAATTCGCTTTACCCCAAACCCTAAAGGGAGGCGAATTTTCAGAGGTCTTCTGAAAGGAGTTGATTTTTTATAATTTTTAAAAATGGCAGCAAATTGATTTTCTTCGCTCCCTTCAGGGTTAGGGGTAAACAAAGAAAATTAATTATAAAATCAGTTAATTATTAAATATAACATTTAAAAACCCATAAATCAACTTTTATGAAAAACACCTTTAAAATTCTCTCAGCACTGTTATTACTTGTGGTAACAGCCAACACAAATGTTTTTTCTGCAAGCAGGTATTGGATTGCAACATCTGCAGCCAATTGGAACAGCACAAGCAACTGGTCAACAACTTCGGGCGGCTCAAGTGGTGCTTCGGTGCCGGGTTCATCCGATGTTGCTTATTTCGACGGAAATGGTACGGGTAATTGCACAATTAATGCCAATGCAAATGTTTTGGGCTTTAATATACTAAGCGGATACACCGATACTATTTTTCAAAACAGTTCATATACGGTAACAATAGGCACAAGCAGCTATAATCAAGCCGGTGGAGTTTATAAAAGCTTAGGCACAAGCGGTACTGTTTTTACCTGTAATACATTTAATTTAACCGGAGGTGTTTTTATTGCTCCTTCTTCAACAATGTGTATCAGTGGAACTGCCAGTGTGGAAACTTCGGTATTTAAGCAAACAGGCGGAACTTTTACTCACAATAACGGACAGTTAACCATAAGTTCCAGCGTTAACGGCAAATATTATATAGAAGCATTACAAGGCACTGAATTTTACGACGTATATGTGAATGTTACCAATACATATGGGGACTTATATCCCAAAACAATGAGCAGTATTGTGGTTAAACATAATTTAACTCATTACAGCGGTTATATAAACGGCGACTGGTATGTGTATGGAAATTTATATGTACAGCAAGCATCAAGCTGGCCTTCAACAGACCCATATACTTCAACAAGTAAAGGTAATGCCAAAATACACATTGTAGGTACGGGCACACAGGAATACTTTGGCAACGGAACAGTAACAGCAAATTTATTAGTACAAAAATCGAGTGGAACATTTCAGCCGGGAAGCGGATGTACAATGTTCGGCTGCTCAACCTTTGAACTTGACAGCGGAACATTTGTTGCTCCAAGTAATTATATATTAGTCGGCGGAACGGTTTTTAGTCACGGAATGACTATGTTCACTCATTCAGGAGGAACATTCAGCAATAACAGCGGAACAGTAGTGCTACAGCCACTTTCTTCCGGTTATTACGTTTATTATGCAGATGTTCTGACTTCAACTTGGTTTTATAATTTAACAGCAATACCTGATAAAAATGGCTCAAATAATCCCGGTCGTTTATCTTCTGCAAGCGGTGATACTTTGAAAATAAGCAATACATTCACACACGATAAATATTATATTGAAGGTGATTGGCGTGTTGAAGGTGATTTTATAATTAACGCTACTGCTTTGGGCTCAACTACAAGTTATGGCGGCGGAAACGTTCGTATGACAGGCAGCGGAAACCAGACATATTATTGCAATGGCGGAGGAAGTACAGCTAACCTTATTGTAGAAAAAACAGGAGGCACTGTATCACCCGGGACTTCAACATTAAGTGTATCAAAGTTCTCGTTATCATCAGGGAGTTTTACTGCTCCAACCGGAAATTTTACAATATCCGGTGCTTTTAACTCCAATCAAACAATATTCAATCATTCGGGTGGGACATTCAGCCATAATAACGGAACAGTAATATTACAGCCCAAAAATTGCTCGACTACTCTTTATATTTATTATGCCGACGTGATACCGTCAACATGGTTTTATAATTTAACGGCAATTGCAGACGTTTCCTGTTCCGGTTATTCCGGTCGTTTATCATCAGCAAGCGGAGATACTGTAAAAGTAAGCAATACATTCACACACGACAAAAGTTACCTCGAAGGCAACTGGCGTGTTGAAGGTAATTTTGTAATTAACGCTAATGCTTTGAGCTCAACTACAAGTTATGGCGGTGGAAACGTTCGTA
It includes:
- a CDS encoding DUF4199 domain-containing protein; its protein translation is MEEKKNPLLKSTMTFGAIMGLALIVISLIMYLTNQIEKSWLSNTFTFIVLIVGITLSSKYHRDNSLNGFISYGQSLSCGVLTGFFASILIAFYTFILFKFIDPSLIDQITNMAREKILERYPNFTDEQVETALSMTRKFTNPAVMFFMTIIGTTFYAFLVSLIVSIFIKKEDTSIDSNFQQNA
- a CDS encoding GldM family protein, encoding MKKTLLISVSLMFCMWSNTYSQSNKEYKYKLGTQYCDSTFAIKLSANALSSVAKLETTNSDYTISSFVLSIPRGKDFDNLNSDGDNFTNLMKQKIQTLSPGTIVYISMVQAVYNSTENTIEVVLPSIPVKIE